In Persicobacter psychrovividus, the genomic window CCCCCTGCTCGGTTTCCAGTCGGTCGAGCTTGGTATAGAGGTTGGTGGAAGTGGTGGTAATGTCGAGAATTTCATTATCAGCACGGAAATTTTCCAATGATTTTTCCACACTTTTTAATGAATCGGAAACGCCAGCAAGCTGACCGTCAATAAACTTAATGGTTTGCAATCCCAGTTCATTCTTTTTATTCAGGTCGCTTTCCAAATAAACCTGAATGAGCATATTAACGAATTCCACTTCCTTTTCAGGGGTTGATCCCCGTAATGCAATTTCTACAATACTCGATTCCTTGGAAATCGGTGAAATGTCAAGTTTATTGACATACGTTTTGGTCATTTTGTGCAAAGGATTAATCTTGAAAGCAAAGGTTTCACCGATATAATCAGAAAGGTCTTCCTCTAAAAATGACACCTTAAAATTGAGGTAGTCGGTGCGGTACCACTGATTCAGCGGTAGAAGTTTGTCTTCCTGAATATCCTCAACCTTGGTGATTTTTTTCTGCGACTCCAAATTATACAAAGGGCCTTTGTCAATATCAAAAAACACCTGAATTTCGGTATTGCTGATGACCTTGAAGTTGATGAAATTCTGTGCGAGCTGTAATTTTGAGTTGTCAAATTCCACGGAGAAAGGGGAGGTCTTATAGAGCTCTCTTTTCTTCAGTTGATTGCCCTGATAATAGGAAACATCAAAATCATCCAGGCGCATTAATGCCTTATTGATTAAGGTATATGAACTCAAAAGGCCAATTTCATCCTCCAGTTCGGTGTCCGTGGCAAAGAGTTCCATCCCTTTCATAAAGTCCTCAGGGCCAGCTTTTGAATTGTCGTCACTGACCAAAACTTTGGCAGAAATCTCAAAGACCATTGGCGAGGTATATACGACATAAAAGGCAGTAGCCAGGCAGCCAATAATGGAAATGGCAAAAAGGTACCATCTGCTGAGTGCAGCTGAAATGAGGGCTGTAACATTTAGCTTTTCTCCTTTGATAATTGATCCCATAGGTATTATTGTAGGTAGTTAAGGACAAGGACAAGGGTGGATATACCAGCGAAAAAGGTCGTCAGTAAACTCAGGTTATTTCTGGAGGTGACCGCTCCCATGGGTTCCACATAAATGATATCATTCGGCTGAAGATAGTATGCCTTCTTTTCCAGTAATTGTGGGTCGGTTAAATCAACAACGAAAACATCGGAGCCAGCATCGGTTTGTCGTATGACTTTCACCTGCCGCTTCCCGCGTGGGCTTAAATCTCCAGCGAGCCCTATACCGTGAAAAATTGACGCTTTGGAATGGAAGACCGTGTAACGGCCTGGGGCTCTGACTTCGCCAAGAATGGTGATATTGAAACTGACCAGTTTGGTGATCACCGTTGAGTTTTTCAGATAATTATTGATTTCCAACTGTATCGCGTCATTGGCCTGAGTGACTGTTTTACCTCTGACGGCTATTGGCCCTGCAAATGGTAAAGTGACATTGCCCTGTTCCGAGACGGAATATCCAGTCAGGAAGAAGGCCGCTTCCGCCTGTCGGAACGACATATTATTGGTGTTTTTTCCTTTGCCGTTGAACATTCCTGTAACATTAGGGTCAGGACTGAGCACCTCTATGGAGAGGACATCATTGGCTTGAATCCTATAATCTTCAATGTTTTGGGGCTGATAGGTTTTGACCTCGTCGAGCTTCATTTCCTCATCGCGGAGGTAGACCAACTTTTTATTGGAGATGCAACTGCTCAGTTGAATGCAAAGAAGAATTACAAACAAACTGAAAAAGTAAGGCTGTATTGCAGCGCTTTTTGGCGGTAGGCACATAAGGTTAGGTTATTGGGTAAATGCTTTTTTACAGTTACGAATAAACCTATGCAAGTGCACTAATTGTTGAATTATTTTTGTTTAAAAAGTAGCTGATCGATACATATTTAGGATGACCTTACTTTAAACTTGCCATGTAAGAAAACAAAAAAGCACGCTGTGATCAGCGTGCTTTAAATTATTTTTTCATCTTAAATTGACAATGTGCCGTGGTGCCTTCCCCAACTTTGGAACTGAGTTCCAGTCGGCCGCCACAAATGGCAATAATTTTGGCAGCCAAGGCCAGTCCAATACCGTTCCCTGGTGCAAAATCTTTGGCACGTTGCGATCGGTAAAATGGCTGGGTAACCTTACGGACATCCTCAGGATCAATACCAATACCTTTATCAATAATTCTGATGTTGGCAACGGGACCTTCATGGTAATACTGTATCTCTACAGGTCTTTTTTGAGAGTACTTCAAGGCATTTTCTGCCAGGTTTCCAATCGCTAATCTCAGCAAGCCTTCGTTACCCATGATTTCCATGTCGTCAGCATCTTCAGGCATATCCCAAAAATCAAGTTTGATTTCTCCCTGTGGGTGTTGCATCTGAATTTCAAATATCAGTTCATCCAGTCGTACAGGAACCAGTTTTTCAGCCAGCAAGCCTTCACTTGTTTTGGCCAAAGTCAGCAACTGATTAATAATTTCGCGCAGGGATTTTGCACGGATTAGCGCTGTACTTACTCCTTCGTGATATTCTTCCACCGATCGTTCACGCATCAGCATCACTTCCAACTCCCCAATAAGGGCGGTAAGTGGTGTGCGCAATTCATGACTGGCATTTGAAACAAAGCTTTTTTGCTGCTGAAAGCCCTCCTGAATACGGTCGAGCATACCATTAAATGAATTCGCCAGTTGCGCAATTTCATCCTTGCCATTTCCTTCAGGAAGCCGCTCTTCAAGATTAGAGGTGGTGATGTTTCCTACCCCACGAATCACTGAATTGATCGGCCTCAGTACTTTTTCTGCAAAAAACCAGCTCGTCAGCATTACCGTCACCAAACTGACTAAATAACTGAAGAGCATAATGAGCCATAAAGTACTCAGGTATTGCTCGCCATTGGAGTCCTGAGCACAAACAACCACAATATATTCTCCTGTATTATCGCGCTTATATTTGGCAACATACAATCGCTTGTTGGCTGAGAACTGCACCACCTTTTGCTCCCTGACATTATTGAAGGTAAAGGGCATATCTTCAAACTCTGGGAGCAGTGGCGGAAGCACTGGACTCATCTGATCATCAAAAATCTGATCAATTTCTTCAGGAAGCTTTTTGAGGTACCTTGCGGCAAAATCCGCATAAATGGTGGCCTCAAGTTCATCCTTTTCAAAGTAAATCTTAGAGACAATCTGAACCCGTTGTTCCAGTCGCTCATAAAATTTCACTTCAATAATTGCCTGGGTAATATAATACACCCCTCCAAGAATTAATGCCAAAAGGACACTAAAAAGAAGGGTGGTATTAAGGGCAATTTTTAAACGGATTTTCATGCAGAAGCTGCTTCTTCATCCTTCAAAATATAACCAAAACCTACACGGGTGTGGATCAGTTTGGTGTCGAATTCTTTATCTACTTTCTTACGAAGGTAATTCACATAAACATCAACAATGTTGGTTCCCGAATCGAAAGTCAATCCCCAGATTTTCTCTGCGATAGTCGCGCGGTCCAATACTTTGTTTTTGTTTCTCAGGAACAATTCCAAAAGGGCAAATTCTTTAGCTGTAAGCTGAATTTCCTTGCTGTCGCGAGTAACTTGTTTGTTATCCAAATCGCAAACCAAATCAGCAGCCGCCAATTTGCGGTGTTCAGTTTCAACAGGAGCACTTGCACCTAAAGTTGAACGTCTGATAAGGGCTTTTACACGCGCTTCCAATTCACCGAAATCAAAAGGTTTAGGAAGGTAATCATCAGCTCCCGCATTCAGACCTTTTACTTTATCGTCAGTGGTATCCAAAGCGGTAAGCATAAGGATTGGCACTTCGTAGTTGGTCATTCTGATGTGTTTACACACTTCGATACCGTTCATCTTAGGCAGCATCAAATCCAGAATAATCAAATTATAAGTATCTGAGGTCGCCAGGTCAAGGCCTGTTTTACCATCTGAAGCGACAACTACTTCGTAATTTCTTTCACTTAATCCTTTTTTGATAAATTCCGAGATTTGGAATTCATCTTCAACTAATAAAATTTTCATGTTTCGGAATTGCGTTTATATGAATAATCCTCCATTTGTAATAGTAACAAATTTCGAACCAAAACCTCCTTTTAAGAAATCAATGATGATTTTCTTTCACATTAAATTAAGTTTTTTTTACCGTAATTGCATGATTTATTGCAGAATAAATGCAGTTACTAAGGCTAATTTAATGATTATCAAGCTGTTTTGTTGGGGTATTCGATCGTCTTTTTTTAGGAGGATAAATTTAAAATATATTACTATTGATTAATTATCAACTTAAACTTGAAAGATAAGGTGTTAAAGGGTGACTTTAAATATTAATACAATTGTTTTTGTGTTAAACAATCAAGGAATTGATAATGCTTTATTGTACTAATCAAAGGAATACTTTTTACAGATGATTTATTAAATCCGTTTAACCTTTATTGGTGTATTCTTATAGCAGGTTAAAATAGAGGTGATGAAAAATGATGCCATAATCACCGATGTGCCGAATTCAGCTATTATTAAATTGAAATTGGATACTTTATCTTGTTTGTTGAACTGTATTAAGCAGCCTGATGCTGGATTATTGTCTGCAACATTGAAGCATCAGACCAATTTTACAATTACTTTTGTCCTGTTGATTGAATTGAGCAGCGGATTTCAATTCATCGCTTTAAATTCAGAAAGATTTTATGAACCAATTAAGAAAATTACTTTCCACGATCAATGGGCAATCTTACGGCGCCTATCGCAAAATAGCAGGTGCTTATCAGTTCGATGATTATCAGCTTGAGGTGGTAAGGGTACAAGGGGATCCATTTGCAGGCCCCTCTTTGATGCGGCTGAACTTTTCATTGGCTTCTTTTGGCTATCCGAATGCGTTATACTCCAATAAGGCGAAGATCGTTGGTCTGGAGAATGCAATCCATCACCTTGCTGCAGAAGGCCTAAAAGGTGGTGCACGACGCGGGAGTGGTAAAAGCGGACTGATCGAACTGCAGCGATGTGGGCAACAGATGTTCAGAAGGTCAGCGGTTGAAATTAAAGGTGGTCAGCTTTTTCTGACTTTTTTTGTGGGTTTACCTGCAGCAGGCCGCCGTGTCCTGGGTAAGGAAGCCATCATGATGTTCTTTGAGGATTTGCCTTCCTGGGTCTCCAGCCTCCGAGTCAATCAGCAGAATACGAAACGCATTGATGCCTTTGTAAATACCAATCAGCGGACAGA contains:
- a CDS encoding polysaccharide biosynthesis/export family protein, with the protein product MVYLRDEEMKLDEVKTYQPQNIEDYRIQANDVLSIEVLSPDPNVTGMFNGKGKNTNNMSFRQAEAAFFLTGYSVSEQGNVTLPFAGPIAVRGKTVTQANDAIQLEINNYLKNSTVITKLVSFNITILGEVRAPGRYTVFHSKASIFHGIGLAGDLSPRGKRQVKVIRQTDAGSDVFVVDLTDPQLLEKKAYYLQPNDIIYVEPMGAVTSRNNLSLLTTFFAGISTLVLVLNYLQ
- a CDS encoding HAMP domain-containing sensor histidine kinase, giving the protein MKIRLKIALNTTLLFSVLLALILGGVYYITQAIIEVKFYERLEQRVQIVSKIYFEKDELEATIYADFAARYLKKLPEEIDQIFDDQMSPVLPPLLPEFEDMPFTFNNVREQKVVQFSANKRLYVAKYKRDNTGEYIVVVCAQDSNGEQYLSTLWLIMLFSYLVSLVTVMLTSWFFAEKVLRPINSVIRGVGNITTSNLEERLPEGNGKDEIAQLANSFNGMLDRIQEGFQQQKSFVSNASHELRTPLTALIGELEVMLMRERSVEEYHEGVSTALIRAKSLREIINQLLTLAKTSEGLLAEKLVPVRLDELIFEIQMQHPQGEIKLDFWDMPEDADDMEIMGNEGLLRLAIGNLAENALKYSQKRPVEIQYYHEGPVANIRIIDKGIGIDPEDVRKVTQPFYRSQRAKDFAPGNGIGLALAAKIIAICGGRLELSSKVGEGTTAHCQFKMKK
- a CDS encoding response regulator transcription factor produces the protein MKILLVEDEFQISEFIKKGLSERNYEVVVASDGKTGLDLATSDTYNLIILDLMLPKMNGIEVCKHIRMTNYEVPILMLTALDTTDDKVKGLNAGADDYLPKPFDFGELEARVKALIRRSTLGASAPVETEHRKLAAADLVCDLDNKQVTRDSKEIQLTAKEFALLELFLRNKNKVLDRATIAEKIWGLTFDSGTNIVDVYVNYLRKKVDKEFDTKLIHTRVGFGYILKDEEAASA
- a CDS encoding ABC-ATPase domain-containing protein, producing the protein MNQLRKLLSTINGQSYGAYRKIAGAYQFDDYQLEVVRVQGDPFAGPSLMRLNFSLASFGYPNALYSNKAKIVGLENAIHHLAAEGLKGGARRGSGKSGLIELQRCGQQMFRRSAVEIKGGQLFLTFFVGLPAAGRRVLGKEAIMMFFEDLPSWVSSLRVNQQNTKRIDAFVNTNQRTEKVRDLLR